From the Bacillus tuaregi genome, one window contains:
- a CDS encoding S-layer homology domain-containing protein — protein MAKSYRKFIAGAATAAVVGSAFAGVAGAASFSDVDSSTTHQEGILALVDAGVIKGYEDGTFRPYAQITRGEAAIMVARAIGILDGKNIPANPFKDVSENQVAYEAIVKLADRGIVSGFTSDTFKPYDKVTRAQVAKYVALAYGYEPADGITKFPDVNENAALAAYVDVLADAGIIQGKANGNFGYNDALRRADFSGIVFRAEEAKKKPDEKPVVKNPITLEAADNKGNKLKNGEKKTFTATITNPVSGKPVPNAAVNVTFAENIGTDAGSKRNVVVTDAYGNEEGIPYQADLEDGAVESVVIFTDQHGKATFTISGSNASVTPIVFLDGTNQEWDTKSGILDEILSYKDGRFDKNVEFYAEAKTVSFNLESYDLSVSAKGTKFAALAEGDWDEEKATHERPNGREYTVTVLKEDGKPFAGGTVNVGINELLDQEPGNDPSKSYLVGANKKGIVTLKLDSEGKGKVVLASTADNDFASPIFWLDENGNNVPNTFESSIVGELTNFQLARVQAEAKLDVKDSGLRENVKDFEFIILNQSGQEFGDEWYEDKDAQATFEVKNTGSHAVRVIDRDGTEKYRIEPNKVLSIPVEDVENDRTLRVRAIDGPSSVEVSANAVIKWYEEGRSRNVAVTAPTKSADLQYSVDVEDINSEFKLLSVTPEDKNNNGTPEYFVFTFNKAVSGAEEGDFRLGGKPNKAATAVELRDGDKEVVVKFAESLVGSESTISYDGGYVNANEVITDGYGNTARPFSVEY, from the coding sequence ATGGCTAAATCTTACCGTAAATTTATCGCTGGAGCTGCCACTGCAGCAGTAGTAGGATCTGCATTCGCAGGTGTTGCTGGCGCAGCTAGTTTTTCTGATGTTGATAGCAGTACAACTCACCAAGAAGGAATTCTTGCATTAGTTGATGCTGGTGTAATTAAAGGATATGAAGATGGAACATTCCGTCCATATGCACAAATCACTCGTGGCGAAGCAGCCATCATGGTTGCTCGTGCAATTGGCATCCTTGATGGTAAAAACATTCCGGCTAACCCATTCAAAGATGTTAGTGAAAATCAAGTAGCTTATGAAGCAATCGTAAAATTAGCTGACAGAGGAATCGTTAGCGGATTTACAAGTGACACTTTCAAGCCTTACGATAAAGTAACTCGTGCACAAGTTGCTAAATATGTTGCTTTAGCATACGGCTATGAGCCAGCTGACGGCATCACTAAATTCCCTGATGTAAACGAAAATGCTGCTCTTGCTGCATATGTTGATGTTCTTGCTGATGCAGGTATCATCCAAGGTAAAGCAAACGGTAACTTCGGTTACAACGATGCTTTAAGACGTGCTGATTTCTCTGGTATTGTTTTCAGAGCTGAGGAAGCAAAGAAAAAGCCTGATGAGAAACCAGTAGTAAAAAATCCAATTACACTTGAAGCAGCAGATAACAAAGGTAACAAACTTAAAAACGGTGAAAAGAAAACTTTCACTGCAACTATTACAAATCCAGTATCAGGTAAACCAGTACCAAATGCTGCGGTAAATGTTACATTTGCTGAAAATATTGGCACAGATGCTGGATCAAAGAGAAATGTAGTCGTTACTGATGCATATGGTAACGAGGAAGGAATTCCTTACCAAGCCGATTTAGAAGATGGTGCAGTTGAATCAGTTGTCATTTTCACAGATCAACATGGTAAAGCTACATTCACTATCAGCGGTTCAAATGCTTCTGTAACACCAATCGTATTCCTTGATGGAACAAACCAAGAATGGGATACAAAGAGCGGTATTCTTGACGAAATTCTTTCTTATAAAGATGGCCGTTTTGATAAAAACGTTGAATTCTATGCAGAAGCAAAAACAGTTTCATTTAACTTAGAATCCTATGACCTTTCAGTTTCAGCTAAAGGTACTAAATTCGCTGCGCTAGCTGAAGGAGATTGGGATGAAGAAAAAGCTACGCATGAGCGTCCTAACGGTCGTGAATATACAGTTACTGTTCTAAAAGAAGATGGCAAACCATTTGCTGGCGGTACTGTAAATGTTGGTATTAACGAACTTCTTGACCAAGAACCTGGAAATGACCCATCCAAATCATACTTAGTTGGTGCTAATAAAAAAGGTATTGTAACTTTGAAGCTTGATTCAGAAGGAAAAGGGAAAGTTGTTTTAGCAAGTACTGCTGATAACGATTTTGCAAGTCCCATTTTCTGGCTTGACGAAAATGGGAATAATGTACCAAATACATTTGAATCTTCAATAGTTGGTGAATTAACTAACTTCCAATTAGCTCGTGTGCAAGCAGAAGCTAAATTAGATGTGAAAGATTCAGGTCTACGTGAAAATGTAAAAGACTTCGAATTTATTATTCTGAACCAAAGTGGTCAAGAGTTCGGTGACGAGTGGTATGAAGATAAAGATGCACAAGCAACTTTTGAAGTGAAAAACACTGGTTCACATGCTGTAAGAGTTATTGACCGTGACGGAACTGAGAAGTATAGAATCGAGCCAAATAAAGTTCTATCAATCCCAGTGGAAGATGTTGAAAATGATCGTACACTTAGAGTAAGAGCAATTGACGGACCTTCTTCTGTTGAAGTTTCTGCTAATGCTGTTATCAAGTGGTACGAAGAGGGTAGAAGTCGTAATGTAGCTGTTACAGCCCCAACAAAATCTGCTGATCTTCAGTACAGTGTAGATGTAGAAGATATCAATTCAGAGTTTAAACTATTATCTGTTACTCCAGAAGATAAAAATAATAATGGCACTCCTGAATATTTTGTATTTACTTTTAATAAGGCAGTTTCTGGTGCTGAAGAAGGAGACTTCCGTTTAGGAGGAAAGCCTAATAAAGCTGCAACTGCAGTAGAACTTCGTGATGGAGATAAAGAAGTTGTCGTTAAGTTTGCTGAATCATTAGTTGGTAGTGAATCAACAATTAGCTATGATGGTGGTTATGTAAATGCCAATGAAGTGATTACTGATGGATATGGAAATACAGCAAGACCATTCTCTGTTGAATACTAA